A portion of the Paucilactobacillus hokkaidonensis JCM 18461 genome contains these proteins:
- a CDS encoding helix-turn-helix domain-containing protein: MELDRLYIEALNIPAIEFKLNSQNVNPVYKNGKILTAAYTSMLKEVPQNKHFLILKHSQNLFSFYVANQKMKYILGPIILTDAIAENHAFNGESKTIYLPQLLTTYSVEKKQSINQILMFTKLIGLNLTITEIKEAFDNPTKSNQFNDKLILVNFNDEGAHVSYAYEKALKTAVELGKPSMVHDAFIGLVNSGRIGILSDESNLRNVKNWGIICTSVTLRAAINTGMDYDQAYSLNDHYVRTLETLNSYDEVMTMIEKMVVDMAQRVNQLKSVHLSTAVRRAYQIIMNTPETRITIEELANQLGLSPHHLSTNFKKEVGITITRFKILVKINRTIEILHTTNLPLAEISDILNFSDQAHLTREFVKFVGVTPSKARRNPHLVDNWHLYNFVNINIG, translated from the coding sequence ATGGAACTCGATCGCCTTTACATAGAGGCTTTAAACATACCCGCGATTGAATTTAAATTAAATTCACAAAATGTAAATCCAGTATATAAAAACGGTAAAATCCTCACTGCCGCTTACACGTCCATGCTTAAAGAAGTACCACAAAATAAGCATTTTTTAATATTGAAACATAGTCAAAATTTATTTTCTTTTTACGTAGCCAATCAAAAAATGAAGTATATTTTAGGACCAATAATTTTAACTGACGCCATAGCAGAAAATCATGCTTTCAATGGCGAATCAAAAACAATCTATTTACCTCAATTATTAACTACATATTCAGTTGAAAAAAAACAAAGTATCAACCAAATATTAATGTTTACAAAATTAATTGGTTTAAATTTAACGATTACAGAAATCAAAGAGGCATTTGACAACCCAACAAAATCAAATCAATTCAATGATAAACTCATTTTAGTTAATTTTAATGATGAAGGTGCTCATGTTAGTTATGCGTATGAAAAGGCCCTAAAAACTGCAGTGGAGCTTGGTAAGCCGTCTATGGTCCATGATGCTTTTATCGGTCTAGTTAATTCTGGTAGAATCGGAATCCTATCAGACGAAAGCAATTTACGTAACGTAAAAAACTGGGGAATTATATGTACATCAGTAACTTTACGTGCAGCAATTAACACTGGGATGGACTACGATCAGGCCTATTCGCTTAATGACCACTACGTAAGAACATTGGAAACTTTGAATTCCTATGATGAGGTCATGACAATGATAGAAAAAATGGTAGTTGATATGGCTCAAAGAGTAAATCAACTAAAATCTGTTCACTTATCTACAGCGGTCCGAAGAGCATATCAAATAATAATGAACACACCAGAAACAAGGATCACAATTGAGGAACTTGCTAACCAGTTGGGCTTATCTCCACATCATTTATCAACAAACTTCAAAAAAGAAGTTGGAATTACTATTACCCGATTCAAAATCTTAGTGAAAATTAACAGAACGATAGAAATTTTACATACAACAAATTTGCCTCTCGCGGAAATATCTGATATTTTAAATTTCTCAGATCAGGCTCATTTAACTAGAGAATTTGTTAAATTTGTTGGTGTTACACCAAGTAAAGCTCGCAGAAATCCACATTTAGTTGATAATTGGCATCTATATAATTTTGTTAACATTAATATTGGCTAA
- a CDS encoding right-handed parallel beta-helix repeat-containing protein, giving the protein MKIYVDGNARFDGNGTKKRPYKLVNEAAKVAMPGDEVDVFPGTYRENVNPVHAGTEDAHITYRSVEPLKAIITGAELTDNWEKYQDNVWVTKINNSIFGSYNPYTTYVKGDWYLGPVNKHTGAVYMNDLQFYETTSLNECVKGEIYQRSWDQENSVYKWYTEQDEEKNETIIYANFQGENPNQENVDINVRREVFWPQETGVNYITVSGFKLNKAATTWAPPASYQDGLVGPHWSKGWTIENCDISHSRCAGISLGKYRDPENDQFFTYQHVKSPTQMERDAVCRGQYHGWTKENIGHHIVRNCNIHDCEQDGIVGRQGGVFSLIEDNHIHHINNMQELAGAEIAGIKLHAAIDVIIRRNHFDHTTMGLWCDWEAQGTRITQNLFDHNYAPEGTAKRLEGAMLSQDIWVEVSHGPTLIDNNLLLSKGSLKIPTQGLAVVHNLILGSFTYVGEGTDTPGHGAPQPRYTPYHIRHRTEVAGFMTILHGDDRFYNNIFIQKWPAKDPDPEENLEVGTAVFDDYPTYDEWYKPFKRLEGTFARETDMEDLMEDHFGHLPIWASGNVYLNGAKAWKKESNNIVNDKDKVEFELVETDGQPEIKTNLYDFIGNFKNKIINTDTLGKAFEPEQRFETPDGDDIDFNEDYFGNHRGVSTIPGPFTSEEVSVKTLWEK; this is encoded by the coding sequence TTGAAAATTTACGTTGATGGGAATGCAAGGTTTGATGGGAATGGTACCAAAAAGCGTCCCTACAAATTAGTTAATGAAGCTGCAAAAGTTGCTATGCCAGGTGATGAGGTCGACGTTTTTCCCGGCACATATCGCGAGAATGTTAACCCAGTTCATGCTGGAACTGAAGATGCACATATCACATATCGAAGTGTTGAACCCTTAAAAGCGATTATTACAGGCGCCGAATTAACTGATAATTGGGAAAAATATCAGGACAATGTATGGGTTACTAAGATTAATAATAGCATTTTCGGATCATATAATCCTTATACAACATATGTAAAGGGTGATTGGTATTTAGGGCCAGTGAATAAGCATACTGGCGCTGTTTACATGAACGATCTTCAATTTTATGAAACAACATCATTAAATGAATGTGTCAAAGGTGAAATCTATCAAAGGTCTTGGGATCAAGAAAATTCGGTTTATAAATGGTATACCGAACAGGATGAAGAAAAAAATGAAACTATTATTTATGCTAATTTTCAGGGTGAAAATCCTAACCAAGAGAATGTGGATATTAATGTGCGCCGTGAAGTATTCTGGCCACAAGAAACTGGAGTTAACTATATTACAGTTAGTGGATTTAAACTGAATAAAGCTGCTACTACTTGGGCTCCACCAGCATCATATCAAGATGGTTTAGTTGGACCACATTGGTCAAAGGGTTGGACTATTGAAAATTGTGACATCAGTCATAGCCGATGTGCTGGTATCTCACTTGGTAAATATAGAGATCCAGAAAATGACCAATTTTTCACTTACCAACATGTTAAGAGTCCAACACAAATGGAACGTGACGCGGTATGTCGTGGGCAGTATCATGGTTGGACAAAAGAGAATATTGGACATCATATTGTACGTAATTGCAATATTCATGATTGTGAGCAAGACGGAATTGTTGGTCGCCAAGGTGGTGTATTTAGTTTAATTGAGGATAATCATATTCACCATATCAACAATATGCAAGAATTAGCAGGTGCAGAAATTGCTGGTATTAAGCTGCATGCAGCAATTGATGTCATTATTAGACGAAATCATTTTGATCATACCACTATGGGGTTATGGTGCGATTGGGAAGCTCAAGGAACTCGGATTACACAAAACTTGTTTGATCATAATTACGCCCCAGAAGGTACGGCAAAGCGCTTGGAAGGTGCAATGTTAAGCCAAGATATTTGGGTTGAAGTTAGCCATGGACCAACATTAATTGATAATAATTTACTGTTATCTAAGGGATCATTGAAGATACCAACACAGGGGCTTGCTGTTGTTCACAATTTAATATTAGGATCATTCACGTATGTTGGTGAAGGTACCGATACTCCAGGACATGGTGCTCCGCAGCCTCGCTATACACCTTACCATATTCGGCATCGAACGGAAGTGGCCGGATTTATGACTATTTTGCATGGAGATGATCGTTTCTATAACAATATCTTTATTCAAAAATGGCCAGCCAAAGATCCAGATCCAGAAGAAAACTTAGAAGTTGGGACAGCGGTATTCGATGATTATCCAACTTATGACGAATGGTACAAACCTTTTAAACGTTTAGAGGGAACATTTGCTAGAGAAACAGATATGGAAGATTTGATGGAAGACCACTTCGGTCATTTACCAATTTGGGCAAGTGGGAATGTTTATCTAAATGGAGCAAAGGCCTGGAAAAAAGAATCGAATAATATAGTTAATGATAAAGATAAAGTTGAATTTGAATTAGTCGAAACAGACGGACAACCAGAAATTAAAACTAATTTATATGACTTTATTGGTAATTTTAAAAATAAAATTATAAATACTGATACTTTAGGTAAAGCATTCGAACCTGAACAAAGGTTTGAAACTCCAGATGGAGACGATATTGATTTTAATGAAGATTATTTCGGTAATCATCGCGGAGTATCAACAATTCCTGGACCTTTCACATCTGAAGAAGTTTCAGTTAAAACATTGTGGGAAAAGTAG
- a CDS encoding MFS transporter, giving the protein MENKQTASKGKFPYRLGFGILLGLLGWLIPYLGVNTTLLPAKIMQIAPNQKVQIVAMLATIAMIVATIANIIEGALSDRTVSRWGKRNPWIFLGMICTLICFFFLTKVTTISGIIINWSLFQVALNMMVAPLVAFIADKAPKKYRGSISAFYGVGMNIGTPVGTMIASRYLTNINGGIYIFMIFEVIFTLAGLFLVGDGSNKGEKVKKLHGSELLEAFFFPIHGDVRDFYLAVFGKLLFVSAQFLITGYQLYIFIDYMKLSSASATHNLSIMSIILLIAGVSFGIIGGPLADKFHSLKLLVAAATVAMAFGVTIPAIDPAPWTMFVYAGLSGSAMGMYNSVDQALNVSVLPNPDSAAKDLGIVNLANSLGQVFGPIVASVIISTIGYRMMFPAAGVMCLVGAGLILMIKKVR; this is encoded by the coding sequence ATGGAAAATAAACAAACAGCATCAAAGGGTAAATTTCCGTATCGATTAGGATTTGGAATTTTACTAGGATTGTTAGGGTGGCTGATTCCTTATTTAGGTGTTAACACAACACTGTTGCCTGCAAAAATTATGCAAATTGCACCTAATCAAAAAGTTCAAATTGTTGCCATGCTGGCAACAATTGCTATGATTGTGGCAACGATTGCTAATATTATTGAAGGTGCCCTTTCAGATAGAACGGTAAGTCGTTGGGGTAAAAGAAATCCTTGGATTTTTTTAGGCATGATTTGCACACTGATTTGTTTCTTCTTTTTGACTAAGGTAACGACAATTTCTGGAATTATTATTAACTGGTCACTTTTTCAAGTTGCATTAAATATGATGGTTGCTCCATTAGTTGCTTTTATTGCTGATAAAGCTCCTAAAAAATATAGAGGATCAATTTCGGCGTTTTATGGTGTAGGAATGAATATTGGTACACCGGTTGGTACTATGATTGCATCACGGTATCTTACTAATATTAATGGTGGTATCTACATTTTCATGATTTTTGAAGTTATTTTTACACTTGCTGGATTATTCTTAGTTGGTGATGGTAGTAATAAAGGAGAGAAAGTTAAAAAATTACATGGTTCTGAATTGCTTGAAGCCTTTTTCTTTCCCATTCATGGGGATGTAAGAGATTTTTACTTGGCGGTTTTTGGTAAGCTATTATTTGTCTCTGCTCAGTTTCTCATCACTGGCTATCAATTATATATTTTTATAGACTACATGAAACTGTCATCAGCAAGTGCCACTCATAATTTGTCTATTATGTCTATAATTCTTTTGATTGCAGGCGTTTCCTTCGGGATTATTGGGGGGCCACTTGCAGATAAATTTCATAGTTTAAAACTGTTAGTTGCAGCTGCAACTGTTGCTATGGCATTTGGTGTAACTATACCAGCAATTGACCCAGCACCATGGACTATGTTTGTATATGCTGGTTTAAGTGGATCCGCTATGGGAATGTATAATTCAGTTGATCAAGCCTTGAACGTTTCAGTTTTGCCTAATCCAGATAGCGCTGCAAAAGATTTGGGGATTGTTAACCTAGCTAATTCTCTTGGACAGGTTTTTGGGCCAATCGTTGCTTCTGTGATTATTAGCACTATTGGATATCGAATGATGTTTCCAGCTGCAGGTGTTATGTGTTTAGTAGGTGCGGGTTTAATTCTCATGATTAAAAAGGTCCGTTAG
- a CDS encoding alcohol dehydrogenase catalytic domain-containing protein, producing the protein MKIKVAIAREANKPLTIENAELSDLKTDEVLVKMVASGVCHTDAVGRDAGMAGYPVVLGHEGAGIVEEIGDAVKTVKPGDHVVLSFNSCGVCENCLSGHPAEII; encoded by the coding sequence TTGAAAATTAAAGTTGCGATAGCTCGAGAAGCCAATAAGCCACTAACTATTGAGAATGCAGAACTTTCAGATCTTAAAACGGATGAAGTGTTAGTGAAAATGGTTGCAAGCGGTGTTTGTCATACTGATGCCGTGGGACGTGATGCGGGTATGGCAGGATATCCTGTTGTACTTGGTCATGAAGGTGCAGGAATAGTTGAAGAAATCGGTGATGCTGTAAAGACAGTTAAGCCTGGAGATCATGTGGTTTTGTCATTTAACTCATGTGGAGTATGTGAAAATTGTTTGTCAGGTCATCCTGCAGAGATAATATGA
- a CDS encoding IS110 family transposase, which yields MDVHKASISLCALDDETGEIIGETKCANDPKLVVKFVKTLKKKVDAETTFRSGYEAGCLGYALCKGLTKLGISCDIMAPTTMYNSSKHKMVKNDRMDAKMIARNLASGTYKSVYIPDEEDLDVKEYVRMRKDFILALKKIKQEIGALTLRHGYSYSLGKSRWTIAYFKWLDDLPLSRMLRMTLDEYVIQYEELTKKIKRFDQQIEELSHNVRFEEPVQKLRCIKGIDTSAGMTIQVEISDFSRFPTAQAFSSYLGLTPSEHSSGEHTRNGAITKQGNRTVRSTLIECVNSLAKGKVGHKSKRINARQKGQPARIISYADQATERLQRKFYRMIDSGKPRNVAITAAARELACFIWGIETNNV from the coding sequence ATGGATGTCCATAAGGCTAGTATAAGTTTATGTGCCTTAGATGATGAAACCGGTGAAATTATTGGTGAGACAAAATGTGCGAATGACCCTAAACTAGTAGTTAAGTTTGTAAAAACTTTGAAAAAAAAGGTGGATGCAGAAACTACGTTTCGGTCAGGATATGAGGCTGGTTGCTTAGGCTACGCTCTGTGTAAAGGCTTAACTAAATTAGGCATTAGCTGTGATATTATGGCACCTACCACAATGTACAATTCTTCAAAACATAAAATGGTTAAAAATGATCGTATGGATGCGAAGATGATTGCTAGAAATTTAGCTAGTGGAACTTATAAATCTGTTTATATACCAGACGAAGAGGATCTAGATGTTAAAGAGTATGTTCGGATGCGAAAAGATTTTATACTAGCTTTAAAAAAAATCAAGCAGGAAATTGGTGCGCTAACTTTACGTCATGGTTATAGTTATTCGTTGGGCAAATCACGATGGACAATTGCGTACTTTAAGTGGTTGGATGATCTACCATTATCCAGAATGTTAAGAATGACTTTAGATGAATATGTAATTCAATACGAAGAGCTTACTAAAAAAATTAAACGTTTTGACCAGCAGATCGAAGAGCTGTCGCATAATGTTCGCTTTGAAGAACCGGTTCAAAAATTACGTTGTATTAAAGGGATTGATACCTCAGCGGGTATGACAATTCAAGTTGAAATTTCAGATTTTTCACGGTTCCCAACTGCACAAGCATTTTCATCTTATTTAGGTTTAACACCGAGTGAACACTCCAGTGGTGAACATACAAGAAATGGAGCCATTACTAAGCAAGGTAATAGAACTGTTCGATCAACATTGATTGAATGTGTTAATTCACTTGCGAAAGGTAAAGTTGGTCATAAATCAAAACGGATTAATGCACGACAAAAAGGTCAACCCGCTAGGATTATTAGTTATGCAGATCAAGCAACTGAACGCTTACAGCGTAAATTCTATCGTATGATTGACAGCGGTAAGCCTAGAAACGTCGCTATAACGGCAGCTGCAAGAGAATTAGCTTGCTTTATCTGGGGAATTGAAACAAATAATGTTTAA
- a CDS encoding zinc-binding dehydrogenase, with the protein MQYFQPKFGDSIVVFGAGAVGLAGVMAAKLMNMEHIIVVNRPNSYRLDMAKQLGATDIIESKDGVDVVAEIKKITGNGTDFALETTGATSCIKASVNSIKPRGIDAVVGIAGDVTFNVNDDIMGDSKTISGVIEGDAVPQLFIPKIVRYYKKGLFPFDKLTKFYDFDDINQAFDDSASGKVIKPIVVFDK; encoded by the coding sequence TTGCAATATTTTCAGCCTAAATTTGGTGATTCAATTGTTGTATTCGGCGCAGGTGCAGTTGGCCTAGCCGGAGTAATGGCCGCAAAATTAATGAATATGGAACATATTATTGTTGTTAATCGTCCTAATTCATATCGATTAGATATGGCGAAACAACTTGGAGCAACGGATATCATTGAAAGCAAAGATGGCGTGGATGTTGTTGCAGAAATAAAAAAAATTACAGGTAATGGAACTGATTTTGCATTGGAGACTACTGGAGCTACATCATGTATTAAGGCATCGGTAAATAGTATCAAGCCACGTGGTATTGATGCAGTTGTTGGTATTGCTGGAGATGTTACGTTTAATGTTAATGATGATATTATGGGGGATAGCAAAACAATTTCAGGTGTTATTGAAGGAGATGCTGTACCTCAATTATTCATTCCTAAAATTGTTAGGTATTACAAGAAGGGACTCTTTCCATTTGATAAGTTAACTAAGTTCTATGACTTTGACGATATTAATCAAGCATTCGATGATTCAGCATCAGGGAAAGTGATTAAACCAATTGTTGTATTTGATAAGTAA